One Glaciihabitans arcticus DNA window includes the following coding sequences:
- a CDS encoding glycoside hydrolase family 3 N-terminal domain-containing protein codes for MTLHTDLLPYLDVSLPTSVRVADLVGRMTLPEKVGQMMQFDAREDLDHIVLERFAGSILHTSPERVLRAAELTRETRLRIPLIVGEDCIHGHSFWEGATIFPTQLGMAATWDPALVERVARVTAIEVAATGIHWTFSPVLCVARDLRWGRIDETFGEDPFLIGELAAAMVRGYQGDGLGDTTAILATAKHFAGYSETQGGRDASEADISHRKLRSWFLPPFERVARAGCATFMIGYQTTDGVPITLNNWLLNDVLRGEWGYTGTLITDWDNVGRMVWEQKIQPDHAHAAAAAIRAGNDMVMTTPAFFEGALDAVALGLLAETDLDRAIERILTLKFDLGLFENPRMPDDERIGAVMAAPDHTALNLEVARRSLVLLRNDGTLPVEGAARRIAVVGPLADDAQTQLGDWAGSSGQVDWLDDGHPREQISTVLDGLRQLAPADWTVTHEVGADILTLADNPAGALFLDGQPRPQIVVPAEPDAQRIAAAVAAAQDADVVVAVVGDRIELVGEGRSTATLELIGGQRALLEALAATGTPLVIVLLASKPLVLPDAVRDASLVWVANPGMQGGLAIAELLLGRIEPTGRLPISFAEHVGQQPTYYNQIRGQHGDRYADLTQRPAFAFGEGLSYTTVEYDRAAISTPRVTAGDTVRATVRLRNSGTRPAHEVVQVYVRDCVTSASWADKELKAYRHVDLAPGQSIVVELEVSVAECTIVDAAGNRVVEPGEFELLIGPSSRDDVLHTVGFTVVE; via the coding sequence ATGACCCTGCACACCGACCTCCTGCCCTATCTCGACGTCTCGCTGCCGACCTCGGTGCGCGTCGCCGACCTCGTCGGGCGCATGACGCTGCCCGAGAAGGTCGGCCAGATGATGCAGTTCGACGCCCGGGAGGACCTCGATCACATCGTGCTCGAGCGCTTCGCCGGGTCGATCCTGCACACGTCGCCCGAGCGGGTGCTGCGCGCCGCAGAACTCACACGCGAGACGCGATTGCGCATCCCGCTCATCGTCGGCGAGGACTGCATCCACGGTCACTCCTTCTGGGAGGGCGCGACGATCTTTCCGACGCAGCTCGGGATGGCGGCCACGTGGGATCCAGCCCTGGTCGAACGGGTCGCCCGGGTGACGGCCATCGAGGTGGCGGCCACGGGCATCCACTGGACCTTCTCACCCGTGCTGTGCGTCGCGCGCGATCTGCGCTGGGGCCGCATCGATGAGACCTTCGGCGAAGACCCGTTCCTCATCGGCGAACTCGCTGCGGCCATGGTGCGCGGCTACCAGGGCGATGGCCTTGGCGACACGACAGCTATTCTCGCCACGGCGAAGCACTTCGCCGGGTACTCCGAGACGCAGGGCGGGCGTGATGCGAGCGAGGCCGACATCTCCCACCGCAAGCTTCGCTCCTGGTTCCTGCCGCCGTTCGAGCGGGTGGCGCGGGCCGGCTGCGCGACGTTCATGATCGGCTACCAGACCACCGACGGTGTGCCGATCACGCTGAACAACTGGCTGCTGAACGACGTGCTGCGCGGCGAGTGGGGCTACACCGGCACCCTCATCACCGACTGGGACAACGTCGGCCGCATGGTGTGGGAGCAGAAGATCCAGCCCGACCACGCGCACGCAGCCGCGGCGGCGATCCGCGCGGGCAACGACATGGTCATGACGACCCCGGCGTTCTTCGAGGGTGCCCTGGATGCGGTTGCGCTCGGCCTGCTCGCGGAGACGGATCTCGACCGGGCGATCGAGCGCATCCTGACCCTCAAGTTCGACCTGGGGCTGTTCGAGAACCCGCGGATGCCCGACGACGAGCGCATCGGGGCGGTCATGGCCGCACCGGATCACACCGCCCTCAACCTCGAGGTCGCCCGGCGTTCGCTCGTGCTGCTGCGCAATGACGGCACCCTCCCCGTGGAAGGCGCGGCACGCCGGATCGCCGTGGTCGGCCCCCTCGCCGACGACGCTCAGACCCAGCTCGGCGACTGGGCCGGGTCCTCCGGCCAGGTCGACTGGCTCGACGACGGTCACCCGCGCGAGCAGATCAGCACCGTGCTCGACGGGCTGCGGCAGCTCGCACCCGCCGACTGGACCGTCACCCACGAGGTCGGTGCAGACATCCTCACCCTCGCCGACAATCCGGCCGGCGCACTTTTCCTCGACGGACAGCCCCGGCCGCAGATCGTGGTGCCGGCCGAGCCCGACGCGCAGCGGATCGCCGCGGCCGTTGCTGCCGCGCAGGATGCCGACGTGGTCGTCGCCGTTGTCGGTGATCGCATCGAACTGGTCGGGGAGGGCCGCTCGACCGCGACGCTCGAGCTCATCGGCGGGCAGCGGGCCCTGCTCGAGGCGCTCGCCGCGACCGGCACCCCGCTCGTCATCGTGCTTCTCGCCTCCAAGCCGCTTGTGTTGCCCGACGCCGTGCGCGACGCCTCACTCGTGTGGGTCGCCAACCCCGGCATGCAGGGTGGTCTCGCGATCGCCGAGCTTCTGCTCGGTCGCATCGAGCCCACCGGTCGGCTGCCGATCTCCTTCGCCGAGCACGTCGGCCAGCAGCCCACCTATTACAACCAGATCCGCGGCCAGCACGGCGACCGGTACGCAGATCTCACCCAGCGCCCGGCCTTCGCGTTCGGCGAGGGGCTCAGCTACACAACGGTCGAGTACGACCGGGCGGCCATCTCGACACCGAGGGTGACCGCCGGTGACACGGTGCGTGCCACTGTCCGCTTGCGCAACTCGGGCACCCGCCCTGCCCACGAGGTCGTGCAGGTCTACGTGCGCGACTGCGTCACCTCGGCCAGCTGGGCGGACAAGGAGCTCAAGGCCTACCGCCACGTCGACCTCGCGCCGGGGCAGTCGATCGTCGTCGAGCTGGAGGTCTCCGTTGCGGAGTGCACCATCGTCGATGCCGCAGGTAACCGTGTGGTCGAGCCCGGCGAGTTCGAGCTGCTCATCGGTCCGTCGTCTCGGGATGACGTACTGCACACGGTTGGTTTCACCGTCGTGGAGTAG
- a CDS encoding spermidine synthase, which produces MKLSGYRAVIEDDRWVPGSFSLVVDGTPQSHVNADDPSQLFFEYIQRMGHVIDQLGLPGQPLTAVHLGAGALTIPRYVEATRPGSRQQVIELEQDLVDLVRTHIPWPKSASIRVRYGDARDVVIRLPEGLRESADLLVIDIFSGARTPAHVTSVEFYREACTLLRPGGVVLVNVADGPGLAFARSQAATLLEVTGNVAALAETSILKGRRFGNVVLVGSNAPLPLEWMPRLLAGGPHPSKLVAGTELRDFIAGASVTTDATAAPSPLPSKSIFQVKPRSD; this is translated from the coding sequence CTGAAGCTCAGCGGCTACCGCGCCGTCATCGAGGACGACCGCTGGGTTCCGGGCAGCTTCAGCCTCGTCGTCGACGGCACACCCCAGTCGCACGTGAACGCCGACGACCCCAGCCAGCTGTTCTTCGAGTACATCCAGCGCATGGGGCACGTGATCGACCAGCTCGGCCTGCCCGGGCAGCCGCTGACCGCGGTGCACCTCGGCGCCGGCGCGCTCACCATCCCCCGTTACGTCGAGGCCACCCGCCCGGGCTCGCGGCAGCAGGTGATCGAGCTCGAACAGGACCTCGTCGACCTGGTGCGCACGCACATCCCGTGGCCGAAGTCCGCGTCGATCCGGGTGCGCTACGGCGACGCGCGCGACGTCGTGATCCGCCTGCCCGAAGGGTTGCGCGAGAGCGCCGACCTGCTCGTCATCGACATCTTCAGCGGCGCCCGCACCCCGGCCCACGTCACGAGCGTCGAGTTCTACCGCGAGGCGTGCACGCTCCTGCGCCCCGGCGGTGTGGTGCTGGTGAATGTGGCGGATGGCCCGGGGCTCGCCTTCGCGCGGTCGCAGGCAGCAACGCTGCTCGAGGTCACCGGCAACGTCGCGGCCCTCGCGGAGACGTCGATTCTCAAGGGCCGCCGCTTCGGCAACGTGGTGCTCGTCGGATCGAACGCGCCGCTCCCCCTCGAGTGGATGCCGCGGCTCCTCGCCGGCGGCCCGCACCCCTCCAAGCTCGTAGCCGGAACGGAGCTGCGCGACTTCATCGCCGGCGCCTCCGTGACCACGGACGCCACCGCGGCACCCTCGCCGCTCCCCTCGAAGAGCATCTTCCAGGTCAAGCCCCGCTCCGACTGA
- a CDS encoding SRPBCC domain-containing protein, translating into MAHAEDTTGKTKDAGWEVGVRTTVPADLPAVWEFLMGEGVALWLGEVTLPREKGKPYKTRDGVSGEVRSYGENAMIRLTWHPEDWPHPTTLQVRVKEAVTGTTISFHHEKLADRNERKMMLGHWKLVAEHVAGELGASASSR; encoded by the coding sequence ATGGCACACGCAGAAGACACCACCGGCAAGACCAAGGACGCGGGCTGGGAGGTCGGCGTGCGCACGACGGTACCTGCAGACCTGCCCGCGGTCTGGGAGTTCCTCATGGGCGAAGGTGTCGCGCTGTGGCTCGGCGAGGTCACGCTCCCGCGCGAGAAGGGCAAGCCCTATAAGACCCGGGATGGCGTTTCGGGCGAGGTGCGCAGTTACGGCGAGAATGCGATGATCAGGCTCACGTGGCATCCCGAAGACTGGCCGCACCCGACGACGCTGCAGGTGCGCGTCAAGGAGGCCGTGACCGGCACGACCATCTCCTTCCACCACGAGAAGCTCGCCGACCGCAACGAACGCAAGATGATGCTCGGCCACTGGAAGCTCGTCGCCGAGCACGTGGCGGGCGAACTGGGAGCTAGCGCTTCTTCCAGGTGA
- a CDS encoding SprT-like domain-containing protein has product MADLDRVRHWAVALIALHLDDSWSFRFDNAKTRAGLCNYTDKRISVSKYLAARYEDDEIHQVLLHEVAHAMAGSRAGHGAKWKSVAADLGYEGKRLHSGAIADEFAPWVGHCPAGHVHYRYRAPTRMLACGKCSRRFSLDHAITWKKR; this is encoded by the coding sequence ATGGCTGATCTCGACCGCGTGCGCCACTGGGCCGTTGCCCTCATCGCGCTGCACCTCGACGACAGCTGGAGCTTCCGCTTCGACAACGCCAAGACCCGTGCGGGGCTCTGCAACTACACCGACAAGCGCATCTCGGTATCGAAGTACCTCGCCGCCCGCTACGAAGACGACGAGATCCACCAGGTGCTGCTTCACGAGGTCGCCCACGCCATGGCGGGTTCGCGCGCGGGCCACGGGGCGAAGTGGAAGTCCGTTGCGGCCGATCTCGGTTACGAGGGAAAGCGCCTGCACTCCGGTGCGATCGCCGACGAGTTCGCCCCGTGGGTCGGGCACTGCCCGGCCGGTCACGTGCACTACCGCTACCGGGCGCCCACGCGAATGCTCGCCTGCGGCAAGTGCTCGAGGCGGTTCAGCCTCGACCACGCGATCACCTGGAAGAAGCGCTAG
- a CDS encoding CGNR zinc finger domain-containing protein translates to MRHATGPVRPTGQWFTSRDGHRWWFDSGAQALDFAYTGGMGDGRSAWELMHGASDLASWFEGRFDEVTRDVTDREFSDALGLRGAIARAVTAVSRGAAPDGEDVDVINLFAATPDIPPALEGGTRQAGRTRARVGQAMSELAREAVDLLGDDGRERIRECAAADCQIVFYDESRSNNRRWCSMQRCGNRAKVRAHRAKTA, encoded by the coding sequence ATGCGACACGCGACAGGGCCCGTCCGTCCGACCGGCCAGTGGTTCACCTCGCGTGACGGTCACCGCTGGTGGTTCGACTCCGGAGCGCAGGCGCTCGACTTCGCCTACACGGGCGGAATGGGCGACGGACGCAGTGCGTGGGAGCTCATGCACGGGGCATCCGACCTCGCCAGCTGGTTCGAGGGCCGCTTCGACGAGGTGACACGGGATGTCACGGACCGCGAGTTCTCCGACGCCCTCGGCCTGCGCGGCGCAATAGCCCGGGCCGTGACCGCCGTGAGTCGCGGGGCGGCGCCCGACGGCGAAGACGTGGACGTCATCAACCTGTTCGCGGCGACGCCCGACATCCCGCCCGCACTCGAGGGTGGCACCCGCCAGGCGGGACGAACCCGCGCCCGCGTCGGCCAGGCGATGTCCGAGCTCGCGCGCGAGGCCGTCGACCTGCTCGGCGATGACGGTCGGGAGCGGATCCGGGAGTGCGCCGCAGCGGACTGCCAGATCGTCTTTTACGACGAGTCCCGCTCGAACAATCGCCGCTGGTGCTCGATGCAGCGATGCGGCAACCGCGCCAAGGTGCGCGCACATCGTGCGAAAACCGCTTAG
- a CDS encoding glucoamylase family protein gives MRRVIRTSIAIGLAAVLVAPPLSASAGGGGSGDRQLQRYAKDTWTSLAAMTDPATGLTADNIEGDLSAPAGYTSPTNIGGYLWSTLVARDLGIISKKDARARLAATLSSLETMEKHEPSGMFYNWYAPSDGAKLVTWPSSGDVVHPFLSTVDNGWLATALRVVAEGEPRLSSRALSLYDDMDFGWFHDLNAREGVSLNRGGFWVAPPGDGCAVPDNYGSTGADVFYTCHWYDTSVSEARIATYIGIAKGDIPPTAYYGTYRTMPDKGCDFGWQEQKPTGVTRNYLGVDVYEGTYSYAGMKLVPAWGGSMFEALMPDLFVPEADWGPRSWGLNHPATVKAQIHHGMKEADYGYWGFSPASDPFAEYREYGVEEIGISSDGYGSDVEKTNVDVGYEGCREATNPSPEFGDGVVTPHAAFLALPYNKKAVLSNLSGIKNTLGAYGPGGFYDAVAVGSDTVADRYLSLDQSMIMAAIGNELLDDRLKDYFVDKSFSSAVKPLVKAQVFGTKLR, from the coding sequence ATGCGCCGCGTCATCCGCACGTCCATCGCCATCGGCCTCGCCGCCGTTCTGGTCGCCCCACCGCTGTCTGCAAGCGCCGGCGGGGGTGGGTCCGGAGACCGGCAGCTTCAGAGATACGCGAAGGACACCTGGACGTCCCTCGCAGCAATGACCGACCCGGCGACCGGCCTCACCGCCGACAACATCGAGGGCGATCTCAGCGCACCCGCCGGCTACACGAGCCCCACCAACATCGGCGGCTACCTGTGGTCGACACTGGTCGCGCGTGACCTCGGCATCATTTCGAAGAAGGATGCCCGCGCTCGCCTTGCCGCAACGCTCTCCTCCCTTGAGACGATGGAGAAGCACGAACCGAGCGGCATGTTCTACAACTGGTACGCGCCGAGCGATGGCGCGAAACTCGTGACCTGGCCGAGCAGCGGGGACGTCGTGCACCCGTTCCTCTCCACCGTCGACAACGGCTGGCTTGCCACGGCGCTGCGCGTGGTCGCGGAGGGGGAGCCGCGCCTGTCATCCCGAGCACTGTCGCTCTACGACGACATGGACTTCGGATGGTTCCATGACCTCAATGCCCGCGAAGGGGTCAGCCTCAACCGCGGCGGCTTCTGGGTCGCGCCTCCCGGGGACGGCTGCGCCGTGCCGGACAATTACGGTTCCACCGGCGCCGACGTCTTCTACACCTGCCACTGGTACGACACCTCGGTGAGCGAGGCGCGCATCGCGACGTACATCGGCATCGCGAAGGGCGACATCCCGCCGACCGCGTACTACGGCACCTACCGCACCATGCCCGACAAGGGATGCGACTTCGGCTGGCAGGAGCAGAAGCCGACCGGCGTCACCCGCAACTACCTCGGTGTCGATGTCTACGAGGGCACCTATTCCTACGCGGGCATGAAGCTCGTTCCGGCCTGGGGCGGCAGCATGTTCGAAGCGCTGATGCCCGACCTCTTCGTGCCCGAGGCCGACTGGGGTCCGCGCTCGTGGGGTCTCAACCACCCGGCTACCGTGAAGGCGCAGATCCACCACGGCATGAAGGAGGCCGACTACGGCTACTGGGGCTTCTCGCCCGCGAGTGACCCGTTCGCCGAATACCGGGAGTACGGAGTCGAGGAGATCGGCATCTCCTCCGACGGCTACGGCAGTGACGTCGAGAAGACGAACGTCGACGTCGGCTACGAGGGCTGCCGCGAGGCGACCAATCCCTCGCCGGAGTTCGGTGACGGCGTGGTGACGCCGCACGCCGCGTTCCTCGCCCTGCCCTACAACAAGAAGGCCGTGCTCTCCAACCTGTCCGGCATCAAGAACACGCTCGGCGCCTACGGCCCCGGCGGCTTCTACGATGCGGTCGCGGTGGGCAGTGACACGGTTGCCGACCGCTACCTGAGCCTCGACCAGTCGATGATCATGGCCGCAATCGGCAATGAGCTTCTGGATGACCGGCTCAAGGACTACTTCGTCGACAAGTCCTTCAGCTCAGCGGTAAAGCCCCTCGTGAAGGCGCAGGTCTTCGGTACGAAGCTGCGCTGA
- a CDS encoding PQQ-dependent sugar dehydrogenase encodes MTRHPLLIGIAVVALLAGCTAPGPGPNGLAPGDAEGVQPAGDAEVIASDLTTPWSLVRMSDGSTLISERDTALVRQLQPDGEYGDDLVIDDVVPGGEGGLLGIAVDPEEQFLYYYATAADDNRVLRAELSNDDGWSIGEPEVILEGMAKAGNHNGGRIAFGPDGMLYITAGDAGDPDRAQSLDSLGGKILRVEPDGAIPTDNPFEGSPVYSLGHRNPQGIAWDDEGQLFAAEFGQNTWDEFNRIDAGSNYGWPIVEGIGEVEGFVDPLYQWPTSQASPSGLLYTQGTFFLAALRGERVWVLYLDGDRVSAVSWFEGEHGRIRHAAEGPDGSLWLLTSNTDGNGDQREGADQLLQYRLNELVEG; translated from the coding sequence GTGACGCGTCATCCTCTTCTGATCGGCATTGCCGTCGTCGCCCTGCTGGCCGGCTGTACCGCACCCGGCCCCGGCCCGAATGGCCTCGCCCCGGGAGACGCCGAGGGTGTGCAGCCCGCGGGAGACGCCGAGGTCATCGCGAGCGACCTCACCACGCCATGGTCGCTGGTGCGTATGTCCGATGGCAGCACGCTGATCAGTGAACGGGATACCGCTCTCGTGCGACAGCTGCAGCCCGATGGGGAGTACGGCGACGACCTCGTCATCGACGACGTGGTGCCGGGCGGCGAGGGCGGCCTGCTGGGTATCGCGGTCGACCCGGAGGAGCAGTTCCTCTACTACTACGCGACCGCGGCCGACGACAACCGGGTGCTGCGGGCAGAGCTCTCGAACGACGACGGCTGGTCGATCGGCGAGCCCGAGGTGATCCTCGAGGGGATGGCGAAGGCCGGCAACCACAACGGCGGCCGAATCGCGTTCGGGCCTGACGGCATGCTGTACATCACGGCGGGCGACGCCGGCGACCCGGATCGCGCACAGTCGCTCGACTCGCTGGGCGGCAAGATCCTGCGGGTCGAGCCGGACGGCGCGATCCCCACCGACAACCCGTTCGAGGGCTCCCCCGTGTACTCGCTCGGTCACCGCAACCCGCAGGGCATCGCGTGGGACGACGAGGGGCAGTTATTCGCCGCCGAGTTCGGACAGAACACCTGGGACGAGTTCAACCGCATCGACGCCGGATCCAACTACGGCTGGCCGATCGTCGAGGGCATCGGCGAGGTCGAGGGATTCGTCGACCCGCTCTACCAGTGGCCGACCAGCCAGGCGAGCCCGAGCGGGCTGCTCTACACGCAGGGCACCTTCTTTCTCGCGGCTCTGCGCGGCGAACGCGTCTGGGTGCTCTACCTCGACGGCGACCGGGTGAGCGCGGTGTCGTGGTTCGAGGGCGAGCACGGTCGCATCCGCCATGCCGCCGAGGGCCCGGACGGCTCACTGTGGCTGCTCACGAGCAACACCGACGGCAACGGTGACCAGCGCGAGGGTGCCGACCAGCTGCTGCAGTACCGGCTGAACGAGCTCGTCGAGGGCTGA
- the rpoB gene encoding DNA-directed RNA polymerase subunit beta has protein sequence MAAARTASTKKSTKNGRAASRLSFAKITDTLTVPDLLALQTESFDWLVGNDVWKTRTAEGVAQGRTDLPSRSGLDEIFEEISPIEDLGETMQLSFTGPELEEPKYTIDECKERGKTFAAPLYVNAEFMNHLTGEIKTQTVFMGDFPLMTIKGTFIINGTERVVVSQLVRSPGVYFDRTPEKLSDKDIYSARIIPSRGAWLEFEIDKRDQVGVRIDRKRKQSVTVFLKALGLTSEQILEEFKGFPSIELTLEKDNILTKEEALKDIYRKLRPGEQVAAEAARALLDNFYFNSKRYDLAKVGRYKINRKLGIDAALTDSVLSIEDIIATIKYLVSLHDTSAPNVTVHDNALATVKGVRDGKKVDIRLDVDDIDHFGNRRIRAVGELIQNQVRTGLSRMERVVRERMTTQDIEAITPQTLINVRPVVAAIKEFFGTSQLSQFMDQNNPLAGLTHKRRLSALGPGGLSRERAGVEVRDVHPSHYGRMCPIETPEGPNIGLIGSLASFARINAFGFIETPYRRVVGGKVTTTIDYLTASEEDDFVVAQANAPLTADAHFADPRVLARKKGGEVDLIPTEQIGYMDVSPRQMVSVATSLIPFLEHDDANRALMGANMQRQAVPLLRSESPLVGTGMEGFAAIDAGDVLTAEKAGVVAEVSADSVTIQLDEGGTQDYYLRKFDRSNQGTSYNHRVIVNAGDRIEAGEVIADGPATENGELALGKNLLVAFMPWEGHNFEDAIILSQNLVKDDVLSSIHIEEYEVDARDTKLGKEEITRDLPNVSPELLADLDERGIIRIGAEVRPGDILVGKVTPKGETELSAEERLLRAIFNEKSREVRDTSLKVPHGEEGTIIAVKEFSADNDDELGSGVNQRVVVYIAQKRKITAGDKLAGRHGNKGVISKILPVEDMPFLADGTPVDIILNPLGIPGRMNFGQVLETHLGWIAKQGWEVKGSPKWAAGIPEHALKAAPNTKVATPVFDGALEQEIEGLLDSTTLTRDGERMIDSTGKTRLFDGRSGEPFPQPISVGYMYILKLHHLVDDKIHARSTGPYSMITQQPLGGKAQFGGQRFGEMEVWALEAYGAAYALQELLTIKSDDILGRVKVYEAIVKGENIQEPGIPESFKVLIKEMQSLCLNVEVLSADGSVVNLRDTDDEVFRAAEELGINISTRFESSSIDEI, from the coding sequence TTGGCTGCTGCGCGCACTGCGTCCACCAAAAAGTCCACCAAGAACGGCCGCGCAGCATCGCGGCTTTCTTTCGCAAAGATTACTGACACCCTGACGGTTCCCGATCTGCTCGCTTTGCAGACCGAGAGCTTCGACTGGCTCGTCGGCAACGATGTCTGGAAGACGCGCACGGCGGAGGGTGTGGCCCAGGGCCGCACCGACCTCCCGTCACGCAGCGGCCTCGACGAGATCTTCGAGGAGATTTCTCCGATCGAGGACCTCGGCGAGACGATGCAGCTGTCGTTCACCGGACCGGAGCTCGAAGAGCCGAAGTACACGATCGATGAGTGCAAGGAGCGCGGCAAGACCTTCGCCGCACCGCTCTACGTGAACGCCGAGTTCATGAACCACCTCACCGGTGAGATCAAGACCCAGACGGTCTTCATGGGCGACTTCCCGCTCATGACCATCAAGGGAACCTTCATCATCAACGGCACCGAGCGTGTCGTCGTGTCCCAGCTCGTGCGCTCGCCCGGTGTCTACTTCGACCGCACCCCCGAGAAGCTGTCCGACAAGGACATCTACTCCGCTCGCATCATCCCGAGCCGCGGCGCATGGCTCGAGTTCGAGATCGACAAGCGCGACCAGGTCGGCGTGCGCATCGACCGCAAGCGCAAGCAGAGCGTGACCGTCTTCCTCAAGGCCCTCGGCCTCACGAGCGAGCAGATCCTCGAGGAGTTCAAGGGCTTCCCGTCGATCGAGCTGACCCTCGAGAAGGACAACATCCTCACCAAGGAAGAAGCCCTCAAGGACATCTACCGCAAGCTCCGTCCCGGAGAGCAGGTTGCCGCCGAGGCCGCCCGCGCCCTCCTCGACAACTTCTACTTCAACTCGAAGCGCTACGACCTCGCGAAGGTTGGTCGTTACAAGATCAACCGCAAGCTCGGTATCGATGCAGCCCTGACCGACTCGGTGCTCAGCATCGAGGACATCATCGCGACCATCAAGTACCTGGTCTCGCTGCACGACACGTCCGCCCCGAACGTCACCGTTCACGACAACGCTCTCGCGACTGTCAAGGGTGTCCGTGACGGCAAGAAGGTCGACATCCGCCTCGACGTGGACGACATCGACCACTTCGGCAATCGTCGCATCCGCGCGGTCGGCGAGCTCATCCAGAACCAGGTCCGCACCGGTCTGTCCCGCATGGAGCGCGTCGTTCGCGAGCGCATGACCACGCAGGACATCGAAGCGATCACCCCGCAGACCCTGATCAACGTGCGCCCCGTCGTCGCCGCGATCAAGGAGTTCTTCGGTACCTCGCAGCTCTCGCAGTTCATGGACCAGAACAACCCGCTCGCGGGTCTGACCCACAAGCGCCGCCTGTCGGCGCTTGGTCCGGGTGGTCTGTCGCGTGAGCGTGCAGGCGTCGAGGTGCGAGACGTTCACCCGTCGCACTACGGCCGCATGTGCCCCATCGAGACTCCGGAAGGCCCGAACATCGGCCTGATCGGTTCGCTCGCGTCGTTCGCACGCATCAACGCGTTCGGGTTCATCGAGACCCCGTACCGTCGCGTCGTGGGCGGCAAGGTCACCACCACGATCGACTACCTCACGGCGAGTGAAGAGGACGACTTCGTTGTCGCCCAGGCAAACGCACCGCTGACGGCAGACGCTCACTTCGCCGACCCCCGCGTGCTCGCACGTAAGAAGGGTGGCGAGGTCGACCTGATCCCGACCGAGCAGATCGGCTACATGGATGTCTCGCCGCGCCAGATGGTGTCGGTGGCAACGTCCCTTATCCCGTTCCTCGAGCACGACGATGCGAACCGCGCACTCATGGGTGCCAACATGCAGCGCCAGGCAGTTCCGCTGCTGCGCTCGGAGAGCCCGCTCGTCGGAACCGGTATGGAGGGCTTCGCGGCCATCGACGCCGGCGACGTGCTGACCGCCGAGAAGGCCGGTGTTGTCGCTGAGGTCTCCGCTGACTCCGTCACGATCCAGCTCGACGAGGGTGGAACGCAGGACTACTACCTGCGCAAGTTCGACCGCTCCAACCAGGGCACGTCGTACAACCACCGCGTCATCGTCAACGCCGGCGACCGTATCGAGGCCGGAGAGGTCATCGCTGATGGCCCCGCGACCGAGAACGGCGAGCTCGCACTCGGAAAGAACCTGCTCGTGGCATTCATGCCGTGGGAGGGTCACAACTTCGAGGACGCGATCATCCTGAGCCAGAACCTCGTGAAGGATGACGTTCTCTCGTCCATCCACATCGAGGAGTACGAGGTCGACGCGCGCGACACCAAGCTGGGCAAGGAGGAGATCACCCGTGACCTCCCCAACGTCTCGCCTGAGCTGCTCGCAGACCTCGACGAGCGCGGCATCATCCGCATCGGTGCAGAGGTTCGCCCCGGCGACATCCTCGTCGGAAAGGTCACGCCGAAGGGCGAGACCGAGCTTTCCGCCGAAGAGCGCCTGCTGCGCGCGATCTTCAACGAGAAGAGCCGCGAGGTGCGTGACACCTCGCTCAAGGTTCCTCACGGTGAAGAGGGCACGATCATCGCTGTCAAGGAGTTCTCCGCTGACAACGACGACGAGCTCGGCTCGGGTGTCAACCAGCGCGTCGTCGTGTACATCGCCCAGAAGCGCAAGATCACCGCGGGTGACAAGCTCGCCGGTCGTCACGGCAACAAGGGTGTCATCTCGAAGATCCTGCCCGTCGAAGACATGCCGTTCCTCGCGGATGGCACGCCCGTCGACATCATCCTGAACCCGCTCGGTATCCCGGGACGAATGAACTTCGGCCAGGTTCTCGAGACCCACCTCGGGTGGATCGCGAAGCAGGGATGGGAAGTCAAGGGCAGCCCGAAGTGGGCAGCCGGCATCCCGGAGCACGCTCTCAAGGCTGCACCGAACACCAAGGTCGCGACCCCGGTGTTCGACGGCGCCCTGGAGCAGGAGATCGAAGGTCTGCTCGACTCGACCACACTCACGCGTGACGGCGAGCGCATGATCGACTCCACCGGAAAGACCCGTCTGTTCGACGGTCGCTCCGGTGAGCCGTTCCCGCAGCCCATCTCGGTGGGCTACATGTACATCCTCAAGCTGCACCACCTTGTCGACGACAAGATCCACGCACGCTCGACGGGTCCGTACTCGATGATCACGCAGCAGCCGCTCGGTGGTAAGGCGCAGTTCGGTGGACAGCGCTTCGGTGAGATGGAGGTCTGGGCACTCGAGGCCTATGGCGCCGCTTACGCACTGCAGGAGCTGCTCACGATCAAGTCCGACGACATCCTCGGCCGCGTCAAGGTGTACGAGGCCATCGTCAAGGGCGAGAACATCCAGGAGCCCGGTATCCCCGAGAGCTTCAAGGTCCTCATCAAGGAGATGCAGTCACTCTGCCTGAACGTCGAAGTGCTTTCGGCCGACGGCTCGGTAGTGAACCTGCGCGACACGGATGACGAGGTCTTCCGCGCTGCGGAGGAGCTGGGCATCAACATCTCCACTCGGTTCGAGTCCTCGTCCATCGACGAGATCTAG